One genomic window of Arachis hypogaea cultivar Tifrunner chromosome 8, arahy.Tifrunner.gnm2.J5K5, whole genome shotgun sequence includes the following:
- the LOC112707787 gene encoding uncharacterized protein At2g24330: protein MADDKAVGEDEKKEPSTTATKNVRQKRRGFLSGIWNGLFRLHGDDFEKRLQYISKEEAAVLSRMKRRSRSWRQISWNVIVFSVILEVIAVVYAIMTTRSVDMNWKMRAVRVSPMFLLPVLASAAYSTFVSFVRICDRRDEKILVRLREERQAKIDELKEKTNYYTTQQLIQRYDPDPAAKAAAATVLASKLGAESGLRVYMGDELNPSATMGRSNDVELVQSSGLRNRKQPHARSSSSEATTPFNPDQQHLVGGSGGLDQTQTSEYNHLVVEHHQPQSSTSQDGGWLAKIAALLVGEDPTQSYALICGNCHMHNARKEDFPYVTYYCPHCHALNQPKQLDGNISRASPRMGSPKAYESEAVKYASGSAAESMLLTSNNPVDVIASATESTITSNSPVNASPEIEEVSERTSSEDKAD, encoded by the exons ATGGCTGATGATAAAGCAGTTGGGGAAGATGAAAAGAAAGAGCCAAGTACTACTGCCACCAAAAATGTGAGACAGAAGCGCAGAGGGTTCCTTTCTGGAATTTGGAATGGACTATTTAGGTTACATGGGGATGATTTTGAGAAGAGGCTCCAATACATATCTAAAGAAGAGGCTGCAGTTCTTTCTAGAATGAAAAGGAGGTCACGATCCTGGAGGCAGATATCTTGGAATGTAATTGTATTTTCTGTTATATTAGAG GTCATTGCTGTAGTTTATGCTATCATGACAACAAGATCTGTGGATATGAATTGGAAGATGAGGGCAGTCCGGGTTTCGCCAATGTTTCTTTTGCCTGTATTAGCATCTGCAGCATATTCAACCTTTGTTAGCTTTGTGAGGATTT GTGATCGCAGGGACGAGAAAATTCTTGTAAGGCTTAGAGAAGAAAGGCAAGCAAAAATTGATGAGCTGAAGGAAAAGACAAATTATTACACTACACAACAGCTCATTCAG AGATATGACCCAGATCCAGCCGCAAAAGCAGCTGCGGCAACTGTTTTGGCATCTAAGTTGGGTGCAGAATCAGGTTTGAGGGTGTATATGGGAGATGAATTAAATCCCAGTGCTACAATGGGGAGGAGCAATGATGTTGAACTTGTACAGTCAAGTGGACTTCGAAATCGAAAACAACCTCACGCTAGATCCTCTAGTTCAGAGGCAACTACTCCATTTAATCCTGATCAACAACATTTAGTTGGAGGATCCGGGGGACTTGATCAAACTCAGACTTCTGAGTATAATCATCTTGTTGTTGAGCATCACCAACCACAAAGTTCAACCTCACAAGATGGAGGATGGCTTGCTAAAATTGCAGCGTTGCTTGTGGGCGAGGATCCTACCCAGTCTTATGCTCTCATATGTGGCAACTGCCATATGCATAATG CTCGGAAGGAGGATTTCCCATATGTAACATACTATTGCCCCCACTGTCATGCCCTGAATCAACCAAAGCAATTAGATGGCAATATCTCCCGGGCATCCCCAAGAATGGGGTCTCCGAAAGCTTATGAAAGTGAGGCAGTAAAATATGCTAGCGGTTCTGCAGCTGAGAGCATGCTACTCACAAGCAATAACCCCGTAGATGTTATTGCTTCTGCAACTGAGAGCACAATCACAAGCAATAGCCCCGTTAATGCTAGCCCTGAGATTGAGGAAGTATCAGAAAGGACGAGTTCGGAAGATAAAGCTGATTAA
- the LOC112707789 gene encoding guanine nucleotide-binding protein subunit gamma 2 isoform X2 produces the protein MEDDERQQQEEMSTENGTTSKGTEKSNSTHNHNHNHHHPLAQAAGSCSFPGFFGKHRMQAAISHLNNQIIIIQEELEELETIGESSTVCENVISSIESIPDPLLPMTKGPVDATWDRWFGGGTNNSRSHKRWI, from the exons ATGGAGGACGATGAACGGCAACAACAAGAAGAAATGTCAACTGAGAATGGAACAACATCAAAAGGAACTGAGAAATCTAATAGtactcataatcataatcataatcatcatcatcctttAGCACAAGCTGCAGGATCTTGCTCTTTTCCTGGATTCTTTGGAAAGCATAGGATGCAAGCTGCAATATCCCACCTTAATAACCAAATCATTATCATTCAG GAAGAATTGGAAGAGCTTGAAACAATAGGTGAATCCTCCACCGTGTGTGAAaa TGTCATTTCAAGCATTGAATCCATTCCTGATCCACTCCTTCCAAT GACTAAAGGGCCAGTAGATGCTACCTGGGATCGATGGTTCGGAGGAGGCACCAACAATTCCAGAAGTCACAAGCGTTGGATTTAG
- the LOC112707789 gene encoding guanine nucleotide-binding protein subunit gamma 2 isoform X1 — protein MEDDERQQQEEMSTENGTTSKGTEKSNSTHNHNHNHHHPLAQAAGSCSFPGFFGKHRMQAAISHLNNQIIIIQEELEELETIGESSTVCENVISSIESIPDPLLPIRTKGPVDATWDRWFGGGTNNSRSHKRWI, from the exons ATGGAGGACGATGAACGGCAACAACAAGAAGAAATGTCAACTGAGAATGGAACAACATCAAAAGGAACTGAGAAATCTAATAGtactcataatcataatcataatcatcatcatcctttAGCACAAGCTGCAGGATCTTGCTCTTTTCCTGGATTCTTTGGAAAGCATAGGATGCAAGCTGCAATATCCCACCTTAATAACCAAATCATTATCATTCAG GAAGAATTGGAAGAGCTTGAAACAATAGGTGAATCCTCCACCGTGTGTGAAaa TGTCATTTCAAGCATTGAATCCATTCCTGATCCACTCCTTCCAAT CAGGACTAAAGGGCCAGTAGATGCTACCTGGGATCGATGGTTCGGAGGAGGCACCAACAATTCCAGAAGTCACAAGCGTTGGATTTAG
- the LOC112707790 gene encoding protein arginine N-methyltransferase 1.5, with amino-acid sequence MPLGERQGDKSESRYCGVETDFNDDMPHVLAFNLSSGGFDFVIAPLMDPAYRPSLVQKGSAGSGVPPFAGSDLVMSPSQWSSHVVGKISSWIDLDSEDETIRMDSETTLKQEIAWASHLSLQACLLPAPKGTSCGNYARCVNQILQGLSNMQLWLRIPLVKPDDDSADGKNDTLVDSWETWNSFRLLCEHHSLLSVALDILGTLPSANSLGRWFGESVRAAIINTEAFLTNARGYPCLSKRHQRLVTGFFNHSIQIIISGKSVHPQANVAADASQNHSDEGLQRHALRPYLDYVGYLYQKMDPLPEQERFELGYRDFLQSPLQPLMDNLEAQTYETFEKDAMKYIQYQRAVSKALLDRVPDEEAFTKTTVLMVVGAGRGPLVRASLQAAEETGRKLKVFAVEKNPNAVVTLHALVKLEGWEDSVTIVSSDMRHWNAPEKADILVSELLGSFGDNELSPECLDGAQRFLKEDGISIPSSYTSFLQPVTASKLHNDIKAHKDLVHFETAYVVKIHNVARLAPTQPVFTFTHPKHSDKESNQRYKKLQFVIPNDTGSAMVHGFTGYFDATLYKDVHLGIEPSTATPNMFSWFAIFFPLRTPICLSPGSNLDVHFWRCCGPTKVWYEWSVTSPTSSPIHNTNGRSYWVGL; translated from the exons ATGCCTCTCGGAGAAAGACAAGGTGACAAGAGCGAGTCACGCTATTGTGGCGTCGAAACGGACTTCAACGATGACATGCCTCACGTCCTCGCTTTCAATCTCTCGTCCGGTGGCTTCGATTTCGTTATCGCCCCTCTG ATGGATCCTGCTTATCGGCCAAGTTTAGTTCAAAAGGGTAGTGCAGGGTCTGGTGTTCCACCATTTGCTGGGTCAGACCTGGTCATGAGTCCATCCCAGTGGAGCAGTCATGTTGTTG GAAAAATTAGCTCGTGGATAGATTTGGATTCAGAAGATGAAACCATTAGGATGGATTCTGAGACCACTCTTAAGCAAGAAATAGCTTGGGCCTCTCATCTCTCTTTACAA GCTTGCTTACTTCCAGCCCCAAAGGGAACATCTTGTGGCAATTATGCTAGGTGTGTAAATCAAATTTTACAGGGCCTAAGCAATATGCAG TTGTGGCTTAGGATTCCGTTGGTGAAGCCTGACGATGACTCTGCCGATGGAAAGAATGATACTTTG GTTGACTCCTGGGAGACCTGGAATTCATTTCGACTATTATGTGAGCATCATAGTCTATTGTCAGTTGCACTGGATATTCT AGGTACTCTGCCTTCAGCAAATTCACTGGGACGTTGGTTTGGGGAGTCTGTTAGAGCTGCTATAATAAATACCGAG GCCTTTTTAACTAATGCCCGTGGTTATCCCTGTCTCTCAAAACGCCATCAGAGATTAGTTACTGGTTTTTTTAACCATTCTATACAG ATCATCATATCTGGAAAATCAGTTCACCCACAAGCAAATGTAGCTGCAGATGCTTCTCAGAATCATTCTGATGAAG GTTTGCAAAGACATGCCTTGCGGCCATATCTAGATTATGTTGGATATCTGTACCAAAAGATGGACCCCCTGCCTGAGCAAGAACGTTTTGAG CTTGGTTACAGGGATTTTTTACAGTCACCATTGCAA CCTCTGATGGATAATTTAGAGGCTCAGACCTATGAGACTTTTGAGAAAGACGCAATGAAATACATCCAG TATCAAAGAGCTGTATCTAAAGCTTTGCTGGACAGGGTTCCTGATGAAGAGGCATTTACAAAAACTACA GTATTGATGGTTGTTGGCGCAGGGCGAGGGCCTCTTGTGCGTGCATCATTACAG GCTGCTGAGGAAACTGGGCGGAAGCTAAAAGTTTTTGCTGTCGAAAAGAATCCAAATGCAGTTGTCACTCTCCAT GCGTTAGTTAAGTTAGAGGGCTGGGAGGATTCTGTTACCATAGTTTCAAGTGACATGCGCCACTGGAATGCCCCTGAAAAAGCAGATATATTG GTTAGCGAATTGCTAGGTTCTTTTGGTGACAATGAACTCTCACCTGAGTGCCTTGATGGAGCTCAGCGCTTTCTGAAGGAAGATGGCATATCAATACCATCTTC GTACACAAGTTTCCTACAACCAGTGACAGCCTCAAAGTTACATAATGAT ATTAAGGCACATAAAGACCTTGTACATTTTGAGACTGCTTATGTTGTGAAAATACATAATGTAGCAAGACTCGCACCAACTCAACCA GTTTTTACCTTCACTCATCCAAAACACTCTGATAAAGAAAGCAATCAGCGCTATAAAAAGCTGCAGTTTGTGATACCTAATGACACTGGGTCAGCAATGGTACATG GATTTACTGGATATTTTGATGCTACTCTTTACAAGGATGTGCATCTTGGAATTGAACCTTCAACGGCAACTCCAAACATGTTCAGTTG GTTTGCAATATTTTTCCCACTAAGGACCCCTATTTGTTTGAGTCCGGGTTCAAACCTTGATGTACATTTTTGGCGTTGTTGTGGTCCAACAAAG GTTTGGTACGAGTGGAGTGTTACATCCCCAACTAGTTCTCCAATTCACAACACTAATGGACGCTCATATTGGGTTGGCCTTTAG
- the LOC112707791 gene encoding uncharacterized protein: MAVTVKTMALIVSLFGCLSFILGVIAENKKPAAGTPVLGKGVVTCKFPADPTVALGYLSFAFFIVSTVAGFMSLFYPYKGKPVPQAVLFKSTSFLVFFNIAVFTTGLAAAMLLWPTITEQMHLQRNVHNDLTYTCPTAKTGLLGGGAFLSLDSSLFWLIALMLAGNAREDFLDEEDKEGEVSSSAYAAHTLA; the protein is encoded by the exons ATGGCTGTCACCGTCAAAACCATGGCTCTCATTGTTTCGTTATTCGGTTGCCTCTCTTTCATTCTCGGTGTTATAGCCGAAAACAAGAAG cCTGCAGCTGGAACCCCGGTACTTGGCAAGGGTGTTGTCACTTGTAAGTTCCCAGCTGATCCAACAGTCGCATTGGGATATCTTTCCTTTGCATTTTTTATTGTATCCACTGTGGCCGGATTTATGTCTCTCTTTTACCCTTATAAGGGCAAGCCGGTTCCACAAGCTGTTCTATTTAAAAGCACTAGCTTCTTGGTCTTCTTCAACATTGCAGT GTTCACGACCGGACTAGCTGCAGCTATGTTGTTATGGCCGACGATCACCGAACAGATGCACCTTCAGCGAAACGTGCACAATGATCTCACCTACACTTGCCCTACTGCTAAAACCGGTCTCCTTGGAGGTGGCGCATTTCTATCGCTTGATTCTTCCCTCTTTTGGCTGATTGCTCTTATGCTAGCTGGCAATGCCCGGGAAGATTTCTTGGATGAAGAAGATAAGGAGGGTGAAGTTTCCTCAAGTGCTTATGCTGCGCATACATTGGCTTGA